In the genome of Chloroflexota bacterium, the window ACGAAGCCGCTCGGCATTGGCGTCATCACCACGGCGATCAAGGCGCAAGTCGCCGACGACGAGATCGTCGCGCGGGCGCTGGAGGTCATGACGACTTTGAATCGCTCGGCCTCCGAAGCGATGCTGGCGGTCGGCGTGCATGGGGCAACGGACATCACCGGGTTCGGGCTGCTCGGGCACCTGGCTGAGATGGTGCGCGGCAGCGGCGCCGGAGCGCGAGTCTGGGCGCGGCAGGTGCCGTTCATCGAGGGGACACGCGCGCTTGCCGAGCGCGGCATCATGCCGGGCGGCAGCCGCCGCAATCTTGAGTCGGTCAGCCCGATGGTCGCGTTCGATCCGTCGCTCTCCGAGCTGGATCACCTGCTGCTGGCCGACGCGCAAACCTCTGGCGGGCTGCTGATCGCCGTTGCGCCGGATCGTCTGGAGGAGTTGCTCGGGCGACTGCGCGCCGCCGGGACGCTGGCGGCCAGCGTCGTCGGCGAGATCACGGATCAGGTCGGCCAGATCGAGGTGCTGGACCGCTGACGCCCCGACCCGGTAGCGGGCTGACGCCCGACGTGACGATTGTGACCGGATCGTGCAGCGGCCCGCGTTGGCCTGCGCCGGGGTCGTGGTCTATAGTTCGGCCCACCATGCCGTACTGCCCACGCACGGCCGGGCTGCGCCTCGAACGGCCCGGTGCACGGCTCGATTCACGGCGACGACCCCCGGCCGGCCCGTCCTCTCGGGACCGGGCGCGGCCCTGACGGACCATCGTGCCCAATCCCTTCGCTCTCATCGACCGCCTGGACTTCGACTTTGATCTGCCGTCGTTGCCGTCGCCGCTGGCACGCGCCGACCGCTGGTTCAACCGCCTGAGCGAGGTTCAGCGGATAGGCGCGGTCCTGGCAATTCTGCTGTTTCTGGCCGCTGCCGCCCTCTACTGCCTGGGCCTGGGCAGCACCGTGGTTCTGAATCGGGCCGAGGCGGCCCTGGCGGCCGAAGAGGCTGAGGCGGCCGAGACTGCCGCGCAGCAGCCCGTGGTCGTGGCGCCGACGCCCGTGCCCGTCGAGCCGACTGTTCCGCCACCGACGGCCCTGCCCACAAGCGTGCCGACGCGCGCCGCCGCCAGACCGACGCAGGTCGCCGACTTCCCGACGCCGATCCCGGCCCAGCTCTTGCCCACCATCCCGCTCCAGCCGCAGCCACAGCAGCGCGCTGTGGCCCCGGCCGAGCAGCCGGCCCGGCCGCGCCTGGTTGCGCCGCAGGAGCCGCCAACGCCCACCCCGCCGATCCGCGCTGCCGCGCCGACGGGCACGCGCGCACCGGCTGCCGTCGCCACGGCCGGTACGGGGATCGTTCGCGGTGTGACGCCGACCGCCGCGCCGCGCAACGTCTTCGCGACGCCAGCCATCGCTCCTACGGCCGCCCGTCCCGTCGCCACCACCGTACCGGCCGCCAAGCCCGCCGCCACCACGGCCCCAGCCGCCAAGCCGGGCAACACGCTCTTTCCGAATCCGACGCCGACGCCGCGCACCAGCACGACGCGGTAGCGATCTCTGCTTCCCTGCGGAGCTGAGACGACGCCGTGACGGCGATCCTGTAGCTGCATCCGAACATCTGTACTATGCTGGCCTCTGCCGCCTGACCGGCGGACGACGCGGAGAGGCAACAGCTATGACCATGACCAGCGAGCGCGTGATGCAGGCCGTCGCGCCGATCCCGGCCGGCTTCTCGACGATCACGCCATCTCTGGTGGTCGACGACGCGCCGGCTGCCATTGCCTTCTACGAGCGCGCCTTTGGGGCGGTCGAGATCGACCGTGCGCCTGGCACCGATGGCAAGATCATGCACGCGACCATTCAGATCGGCGACTCTCGCCTGATGCTGAACGACGAGTTCCCCGACTGGCAGATCTTCGGCCCGAAGAAGTTCGGCGGCTCGCCGCAGTCCATCCACCTGTACGTCGCGGATGCCGACGCCATGTGGGAGCGGGCCGTCGCGGCCGGCGCAACGCCGCGCATGCCCGTCGCCGACACGTTCTGGGGTGACCGCTACGGGCAGCTCGTCGATCCGTACGGGCATGTGTGGAGTATCGCCACCCATCAGCGCGACGTGACCGACGAGGAGATCCAGCAGGCGATGCAGGCGATGGCCGAGCAGGGGGGCTGTGGCGCTCCCGCCACCGAGTAGCCGCCGCTGAATCGTGCTCGGGTGGCCGCTGCAGGATGCCCTGGTGGCCACCTGAGCAACGCCCGCCCGGTCCGCCGCGCCACGACGGAATCGTCAGGGTTGCCGTCGGACACCGTGCTATACTCGGCTCATCGGACGCCGCCGTCGACCTGTGGTCTCAGGGCGTTCCGCCGCCGTCACCGCAAGGCGGTTGCGCGGCGCCAGCGTCCACGAGGTAGAGCAGGTGTATCCGAAGCATTTTGTCGGCATCGCCGATCTCGACCGTTCGCGACTGCACGCAGTCCTCGAACGGGCGGCTCGCTTGAAGCACGATCTGAAGGTCGGCCGACCGCATCCGCTGCTGCCGGGCAAAGTCGCGGCGCTGATCTTCCAGAAGCCATCGCTTCGGACACGCGTCTCCTTCGAGGTCGGGATGGGCCAGCTTGGCGGCCGAGGCCTTTACCTCTCGCCGGCCGAGGTCGGGCTGGGGCAGCGTGAATCCCCGGCCGACGTCGCGCGCGTATTGTCGAGGATGGTGCAGACAATCGTCGCTCGGACGTACAAGCACGACGACATCGTGGCGCTTGCCGAGAACGCGACGATCCCAGTCGTGAATGCGCTCTCCGATCTGGAGCATCCGTGCCAGGCGTTGGCCGATCTCCAGACGATGGCCGAGACGTTCGGCAAACTCCAGGGGCTGACGCTCGCCTACGTTGGCGACGGGAACAACGTCACACACTCGCTGATGCTGGCCGCGCCGCAGTTCGGCGTCAACGTGCGGATCGCGACGCCGCCGGTCTACCGGCCGTCCGCGGAGGTCACGCGACAGGCCGAGGCCCTGGCCGAAGAGGATGGCACCGAGATCTCGGTGATGGACGACCCGTACGCCGCCGTCCGAGGCGCGGACGTCATCTACACCGACACCTGGTACAGCATGGGCCAGGAAGAGGAGGCCGCCGAGCGCCGCCCCATCTTCCGAGAGTACCAGGTCAACGACGACCTGCTCCGCGCCGCTGGCCCGAACACGAAGGTGCTCCACTGCCTGCCGGCCCATCGCGGCGACGAGATCACCGACGCGGTCATCGATGGTCCGGCCTCACTGGTCTACGATCAGGCAGAGAACCGGCTGCACGCGCAGAAGGCGCTGCTGGTTGAGCTGCTTGGCGCGCCGCCGGGCGCTGAGGAGTAGCTCGCGGTGCAGGGACTCCTCGATGCCGTCGTCACAGCCGTTGCGCTGCTGGAGTGGCGCAGCGTCGTCGATATCCTTGTCGTCGGCCTGATCGTCTACTGGCTGCTGACGCTGATCCAGGGCACCACCGCGAACATGGTGGTGCGCGGCATCGTCACCTTGCTGATCGTCGTCACCATCCTGGCCTGGGCGCTGAATCTGACGATGCTGAACTGGCTGCTCAGGAACAGCATCCCGGCCCTGATCGTCGTGATCCCGATCCTCTTCCAACCCGAGCTGAGGCGGGCGCTCGAACAGCTTGGGCGGGCCGGCGGACTGCTGCCGCACTCGCCGACGCTCACCGTCTCGGCCCACGTCATCGACGTGGTGTCCATCGCGGCGCGCCGGCTCTCCGAGCGTCGCTGGGGCGCGCTGATCGTGCTGGAGCGCGACACCCGCCTCGGCGAGTACGTCAATACCGGCGTGCCGATTGATGGCACGCTCTCCGTCGAGTTGATGCTGAACGTCTTCTTCCCGAACTCGCCGCTCCACGATGGCGCCGTCATCGTGCAGGGCGAGCGGCTGGGCGCGGCCGGCTGTGTCCTGCCACTGGCCGAGGTGCATGCCAGCCCGATCCACTACGGGACGCGCCACCGGGCGGCTATCGGCATCTCGGAGGTGTCGGACGCGCTGGCGGTGGTCGTGTCGGAGGAGACGGGCCGTATCTCCATCGCCAACAACGGCCATCTCGTGAGCAACCTGGACGAGGAGAAGCTCCGGAAGGTGCTGGGCATCCTCTACCGACCGCCCGGCGGCGACCAGTTGCCCTGGCAGCGCGGTCGCAACGGCCCATCTTCGAACGGGCCATCGTCCCACGACCCAAAGGTTGACGGGCCGCAAGGCCGTGGCGGCCCACCGGTCGACGATCCCCGCGTGAAGGTCTAGCCATTGGCGACTGCCAGCGCGTCCCCGGCCTCGCGGTTGCGGCTGCGGCTCGACGTTGGTCGGGCGCTGATCGCGCTCGGGCTGGCCTGTGCGCTGTGGATCGTCGTGCAGAACGAACAGAACCCCGAGCGGACGGACATCCCGGCGCTGGCGATCCCCGTCGAGGTGGTCAGCGCGCCGAGTGGGCTGGTCGTCGTCAGTGAGCAGCCACAGATCCAGGTCCGCGTCCGTATGCCGAACGAGTCGTGGAGCCTGTTGCGGCCCGGCAGCTTCCGTGCGACCGCCGACGCCTCGAACGCCAGCCCCGGGGTCAACGAGATCCCGGTCCGTGTCGAGGCCCTCGAGCCCCGTGTGCGGCAAGTCGATCCGGTCCCGCCGCTGGTCAACGTCGTCGTCGAGGAGGTCACCGAGCGGATCATGCCGGTCCGGCTCAACATCCTCGGCAACGTGCCGTTTGGCTACGCCTACTCAACGCCGCGCATCGCCCCCGAGAACGTGACGGTATCCGGAGCGTCCAGCGCGGTGCAGCGGGTTGACGCGGTGTTGGTCGATATCCGTCTGGACGGCCTGACGGTCAGCCTGAACGCAACCTACGCGCCGCGCCCGCTCGACGCGCGCGGCGCGGAGGTGCGCGCCGTCCGGGTGAACCCCTCGACGGTCAACGTCGAGGTGCCGGTGGCGCAGCAGGTGGGCTACAAGGAAGTCGGCGTGCGGCCGGTGGTGCGGGGCCGGGTGGCGGCCGGCTACCTGCTCCAGC includes:
- the selD gene encoding selenide, water dikinase SelD produces the protein MDLDPSIRLTGFSHGAGUACKLSPSELAQVLRHLPPVIDPSVLVGAATSDDAAVYRLGDDLALVATLDFITPVVEDPEAFGAVAATNAISDVYAMGGRPIFALNVVNFPRGALPLHYLEAILRGGSAKATEAGIPILGGHSVDDPELKYGMVVLGTVHPDRIVRNAGAQLGDQLVLTKPLGIGVITTAIKAQVADDEIVARALEVMTTLNRSASEAMLAVGVHGATDITGFGLLGHLAEMVRGSGAGARVWARQVPFIEGTRALAERGIMPGGSRRNLESVSPMVAFDPSLSELDHLLLADAQTSGGLLIAVAPDRLEELLGRLRAAGTLAASVVGEITDQVGQIEVLDR
- a CDS encoding VOC family protein; the encoded protein is MQAVAPIPAGFSTITPSLVVDDAPAAIAFYERAFGAVEIDRAPGTDGKIMHATIQIGDSRLMLNDEFPDWQIFGPKKFGGSPQSIHLYVADADAMWERAVAAGATPRMPVADTFWGDRYGQLVDPYGHVWSIATHQRDVTDEEIQQAMQAMAEQGGCGAPATE
- the argF gene encoding ornithine carbamoyltransferase encodes the protein MYPKHFVGIADLDRSRLHAVLERAARLKHDLKVGRPHPLLPGKVAALIFQKPSLRTRVSFEVGMGQLGGRGLYLSPAEVGLGQRESPADVARVLSRMVQTIVARTYKHDDIVALAENATIPVVNALSDLEHPCQALADLQTMAETFGKLQGLTLAYVGDGNNVTHSLMLAAPQFGVNVRIATPPVYRPSAEVTRQAEALAEEDGTEISVMDDPYAAVRGADVIYTDTWYSMGQEEEAAERRPIFREYQVNDDLLRAAGPNTKVLHCLPAHRGDEITDAVIDGPASLVYDQAENRLHAQKALLVELLGAPPGAEE
- a CDS encoding TIGR00159 family protein is translated as MLEWRSVVDILVVGLIVYWLLTLIQGTTANMVVRGIVTLLIVVTILAWALNLTMLNWLLRNSIPALIVVIPILFQPELRRALEQLGRAGGLLPHSPTLTVSAHVIDVVSIAARRLSERRWGALIVLERDTRLGEYVNTGVPIDGTLSVELMLNVFFPNSPLHDGAVIVQGERLGAAGCVLPLAEVHASPIHYGTRHRAAIGISEVSDALAVVVSEETGRISIANNGHLVSNLDEEKLRKVLGILYRPPGGDQLPWQRGRNGPSSNGPSSHDPKVDGPQGRGGPPVDDPRVKV